The following are from one region of the Halodesulfurarchaeum sp. HSR-GB genome:
- the pabB gene encoding aminodeoxychorismate synthase, component I has translation MRPFTVSTTRSAFAERAAGAPEGARVPIVGRLEATPWLAYRRARGSEPSFFFETSGGREGWGYFGVEPTEFLTVDGQGALDRLEATLETEALVETDCEIPYPGGLFGWLSYDVVRELEELPTMAADDRNLPHLQFGVYEAIAAWRMPFEDELFLVASPRVEGDPEAAYDRGRDRLDALATAIQEGDPAVGEPPAKVDTASFESRTDRDAYAERVGRVKNYIREGDTFQVNISQRLEAPAAVHPVEAYDALRTVNPAPYSGLLEYPGVDLVSASPELLLERAGDRIETEPIAGTRPRGETEAEDQQLEADLTGDEKERAEHAMLVDLERNDLGKVSEYGTVTVDEYRRVDRYSEVMHLVSLVSGQLREDESVVDAIRAVFPGGTITGAPKPRTMEIIEELEQTRRGPYTGSMAAIGFDGRATLNIVIRTLVRHADQYHLRVGGGIVHDSVPDREYDETLDKARALLNAVDAALDAGALEVEE, from the coding sequence ATGCGACCGTTCACGGTATCGACCACCCGGTCGGCGTTCGCGGAACGGGCCGCCGGCGCCCCCGAGGGGGCGCGGGTCCCGATCGTCGGTCGGCTGGAGGCGACTCCCTGGTTGGCCTACCGCCGGGCTCGTGGGTCCGAGCCATCCTTCTTCTTCGAGACCTCCGGCGGCCGCGAGGGCTGGGGCTACTTCGGCGTCGAGCCGACCGAATTTCTCACCGTCGACGGGCAGGGTGCCCTCGACCGACTCGAAGCAACACTCGAAACGGAGGCTCTCGTCGAGACCGACTGTGAAATCCCCTATCCGGGCGGGCTCTTCGGCTGGCTTTCCTATGATGTCGTCCGGGAGCTGGAGGAGCTCCCCACGATGGCGGCGGACGACCGAAACCTGCCACACCTCCAGTTCGGTGTCTACGAGGCCATCGCCGCCTGGCGAATGCCCTTCGAAGACGAACTCTTCCTCGTCGCCTCGCCACGGGTCGAGGGGGACCCCGAAGCGGCCTACGACCGCGGCCGCGACCGACTGGACGCCCTCGCGACGGCCATCCAGGAGGGTGACCCCGCTGTTGGGGAACCGCCTGCAAAGGTGGATACCGCGTCCTTCGAGAGTCGAACCGACCGGGACGCCTACGCCGAGCGGGTCGGACGGGTGAAAAATTACATCCGCGAGGGGGATACCTTCCAGGTCAACATCTCACAGCGGCTGGAAGCCCCCGCGGCAGTCCACCCGGTCGAGGCCTACGACGCGCTCCGGACGGTGAACCCGGCCCCGTACTCCGGCCTGCTCGAATACCCGGGGGTCGATCTGGTGAGTGCAAGTCCCGAACTCCTGTTAGAGCGGGCGGGCGACCGGATCGAGACCGAACCCATCGCCGGGACGCGGCCCCGTGGCGAGACTGAAGCCGAGGACCAGCAACTCGAGGCCGACCTCACCGGCGACGAGAAAGAACGCGCCGAGCACGCGATGCTCGTCGACCTGGAGCGCAACGATCTGGGCAAAGTGTCCGAATACGGCACCGTCACCGTCGATGAGTACCGGCGTGTCGATCGCTACTCCGAGGTCATGCATCTGGTCTCGCTGGTCTCGGGCCAACTCCGTGAGGACGAAAGTGTGGTCGATGCCATTCGAGCGGTGTTCCCCGGCGGAACGATCACCGGCGCGCCGAAACCCCGCACCATGGAGATCATCGAGGAACTCGAACAGACCCGTCGCGGGCCCTACACGGGAAGCATGGCGGCGATCGGGTTCGACGGCCGGGCGACCCTGAACATCGTCATCCGGACGCTGGTTCGCCACGCCGACCAGTACCACCTCCGGGTCGGTGGCGGGATCGTCCACGATTCGGTCCCCGACCGGGAGTACGACGAGACCCTGGACAAGGCCCGGGCACTCCTGAACGCCGTCGACGCGGCCCTCGATGCGGGGGCCCTGGAGGTGGAGGAATGA